One stretch of Papaver somniferum cultivar HN1 unplaced genomic scaffold, ASM357369v1 unplaced-scaffold_154, whole genome shotgun sequence DNA includes these proteins:
- the LOC113336814 gene encoding uncharacterized protein LOC113336814 → MAVAEFTFCNLTVSHVVSETTTVSEMISVVKQNCPYIPEDLVLFGYTVDGISHVINHDLELRFFIHYCISKGIDVLKLNIQSKICVNSVPSSSYVTPFSSSSSCVLNNEVVVVEDLTDDSSLIKRVPKKLDAWANILIGVGKVFESVKDWRDTVKKYEVQSGYKTFICKSGQKRYNVQCKNKKSENCCWRFHASLVGNTKGVFQCKTYHGEHSCDLARPDPSKVRMTKSFLKDILINDFRASKKKKTAVDVKDMLLLEYSVDLTYSQAYHGLQFTKECLWGDDIKSYSDFVWYKESIERYNPGSVVKFEYDGVTKQFQRFFVAFEASITGFNNYCRPMIFIDWYYQRPLTIISDRGTGLLKHVHVIFLNTHHSYCLYHMKGNIPVPKGKSRQTAVKLFGKCYIALTKEKFYVVAKSMSNLKLDSVIDWMVKISFQNWGAHAFLGERFGENISNIVESFNSVIKHDKRLPSLELIECICAKGMEQNYKRLMESSKWTAKLTPRMQARLNKRVTDCHSYKFRKSSDKVFEIISPTGKHTVDLDVKACTCNWWQKHSFPCTHSMKAMLHIREDEPYKYIILYYTIEYYRGLYARPIYLIPDSERAPKISEDGYMLPPNGGRASAGRPTTARYRGSREKVCTKRKCGQCERLAFHNRRRCRRAPLAPRAPVFRKESNSRMINFLRKMLF, encoded by the exons ATGGCTGTTGCAGAGTTCACATTTTGCAATTTGACTGTCTCGCATGTTGTTTCGGAAACAACTACTGTCAGCGAGATGATAAGTGTGGTGAAACAAAATTGTCCTTATATCCCTGAAGACCTCGTACTTTTTGGTTACACTGTAGATGGAATTTCACATGTCATTAATCACGATTTGGAATTGaggtttttcattcactactgcaTCTCGAAAGGGATTGATGTGTTGAAGTTAAACATCCAGTCTAAGATTTGCGTTAATTcagttccttcttcttcttatgttACTCCTTTTTCGTCGTCATCAAGTTGTGTTTTAAACAACGAGGTGGTTGTTGTAGAAGACTTGACGGATGATTCATCTTTGATCAAAAGGGTCCCCAAGAAGTTAGACGCTTGGGCCAACATCTTAATTGGAGTAGGGAAGGTGTTTGAAAGTGTTAAAGATTGGCGTGATACTGTTAAGAAGTATGAAGTTCAGAGTGGTTACAAAACTTTCATATGTAAGAGTGGCCAGAAACGATACAATGTGCAGTGTAAGAACAAGAAAAGTGAAAATTGTTGCTGGAGGTTTCATGCCTCTCTCGTTGGAAATACTAAAGGTGTGTTTCAGTGCAAGACGTATCATGGAGAGCATTCATGTGATTTAGCTCGTCCCGATCCATCAAAAGTAAGAATGACGAAATCTTTTCTGAAGGATATCTTAATAAATGATTTTCGagcatcaaagaagaagaagactgcaGTTGATGTCAAAGATATGCTCCTTCTGGAATATAGTGTTGATCTCACGTATAGTCAGGCATACCATGGTTTACAATTCACTAAAGAGTGTCTTTGGGGTGATGATATCAAATCTTATTCAGACTTTGTTTGGTATAAAGAATCAATTGAACGTTATAATCCTGGAAGCGTCGTCAAGTTTGAGTATGATGGTGTAACAAAGCAGTTCCAGAGGTTTTTTGTTGCTTTCGAAGCTTCCATTACTGGTTTCAATAACTACTGTCGTCCGATGATATTTATTGATT GGTATTATCAGCGTCCACTGACCATCATATCAGACCGTGGAACTGGCCTTTTGAAGCATGTCCATGTGAtcttcctaaacactcaccaTTCGTACTGTTTGTACCACATGAAAGGGAATATTCCTGTTCCAAAGGGCAAGAGTAGGCAAACTGCTGTGAAGTTGTTTGGAAAGTGCTACATTGCGTTAACAAAGGAGAAATTTTATGTTGTTGCAAAGAGTATGAGCAACTTGAAGCTGGATTCAGTTATTGATTGGATGGTAAAGATTTCATTCCAGAACTGGGGTGCTCATGCATTTCTGGGAGAAAGATTTGGTGAGAACATATCCAACATTGTTGAGAGTTTTAATAGTGTGATTAAGCATGATAAGCGGCTTCCATCACTTGAGCTTATCGAGTGTATTTGTGCTAAAGGAATGGAGCAGAACTACAAGAGGTTGATGGAGTCTAGTAAGTGGACTGCAAAGCTTACTCCCCGGATGCAGGCTAGGCTCAACAAGAGGGTGACTGACTGTCATTCTTACAAGTTCAGAAAATCAAGTGATAAAGTTTTTGAGATCATTTCTCCTACTGGAAAGCACACAGTCGACTTGGATGTTAAGGCATGCACTTGCAATTGGTGGCAGAAGCATAGTTTCCCTTGCACCCACTCGATGAAAGCGATGTTGCATATTAGGGAAGATGAACCTTACAAGTACATTATTCTGTATTATACTATCGAGTACTACAGAGGTTTGTATGCTCGTCCTATCTATCTTATTCCGGACAGTGAGAGGGCGCCTAAAATTTCTGAGGATGGTTATATGTTGCCTCCCAATGGTGGTCGAGCGTCAGCTGGAAGGCCAACTACTGCAAGGTACAGAGGTTCTCGAGAGAAAGTTTGCACAAAAAGGAAGTGTGGTCAGTGTGAGAGACTTGCCTTCCACAACCGTCGTAGATGTCGCAGAGCTCCTTTGGCTCCTCGTGCACCTGTGTTCCGCAAGGAGTCTAATTCAAGGATGATCAACTTTTTGAGGAAGATGTTGTTCTAA
- the LOC113336678 gene encoding uncharacterized protein LOC113336678 yields MAGIALLVDLLKKNSSITTQTIHSTKLISASIAASAAAASVFGERPFASRFLFGDGVGSVAYADAGAEWAPEDYIPNFKNAAKKMFQNDSIKYSIKEYPIELKPLFSAFGLRAFGMTTLRSFLMFYLPLLEPRTNLEEDEDEDFLQDAPPEEPTDLVVPFQKSVKQIVREITVSTTRRVLERVAVHYVSRRMAWKLLKDIPVSARRKAARGMPGLEFFCRVSRTTFRGHLLGIAAAWLVQVGIDIYRSCKFMFTDKPEEAEKIDRAALMKLIGTKICITTVKCGGSLIFASIGAGIGAFFHPSIGQWIGCAAGDAAGSFIITILLVKGLHLAL; encoded by the exons ATGGCGGGAATAGCTCTGTTAGTGGatcttttaaagaaaaattcaagCATTACTACTCAAACCATTCATTCTACTAAATTAATTTCCGCATCAATTGCTGCTTCAGCTGCTGCTGCTTCTGTTTTTGGTGAAAGGCCTTTTGCTTCTAGGTTTTTATTCGG TGATGGCGTGGGATCAGTTGCCTATGCAGATGCCGGCGCAGAATGGGCGCCGGAAGATTATATTCCCAATTTTAAAAATGCTGCTAAGAAAATGTTTCAGAATGATTCAATCAAATATAGTATAAAGGAATACCCGATAGAGCTAAAACCTCTGTTCTCAGCTTTTGGACTGAGGGCTTTTGGTATGACAACCTTGCGATCATTTTTGATGTTCTACTTGCCTCTGTTGGAGCCTCGTACCAAcctggaagaagatgaagatgaagattttttaCAAGATGCGCCCCCTGAGGAGCCCACAGATTTGGTTGTGCCTTTTCAGAAATCCGTGAAGCAGATCGTTCGCGAG ATTACTGTTTCGACGACTAGACGGGTTCTTGAAAGAGTTGCTGTTCATTATGTTTCACGAAGGATGGCATGGAAACTTCTTAAAG ATATCCCGGTATCAGCCAGACGCAAGGCTGCCAGGGGGATGCCTGGTCTAGAGTTCTTCTGCCGTGTTAGTAGAACGACATTCAGAG GACATTTGTTAGGGATTGCAGCAGCATGGCTTGTCCAAGTTGGAATTGACATCTACAGAAGCTGCAAGTTTATGTTTACTGATAAACCTGAGGAAGCTGAAAAGATTGATAGAGCAGCTCTTATGAAGCTTATTGGAACCAAAATCTGTATTACAACTGTTAAATGTGGCGGTTCCTTGATATTTGCTTCCATTGGAGCAGGAATTGGCGCTTTCTTCCATCCTTCCATTGGGCAATGGATTG GATGTGCTGCCGGGGATGCGGCAGGTTCGTTTATTATAACAATATTATTAGTTAAAGGTCTACATCTTGCACTGTAG
- the LOC113336882 gene encoding uncharacterized protein LOC113336882, with amino-acid sequence MSEEFHGFLEWNEHFVSQEKGNRVVHYYLKDLNGDSILAVVGTERSVRHMIYVVSEEFLQAYGSETSITPCFKWRSKREVVDWLTSLLSKQLLPHNFSELRKGDSMQGPMNGLISPRTHLRYPMSRFSRKLKGHNSDIVWSGDAWTCAKQLTHYPSFCRNKITIAIYSFVLVMAKEEKPYLAYLEDMYEDRKGLKKVKVRWFHDNQEIEGSRAQPNPHPREVYITPYVQVISAECVDGPATVLTPEHHEKCLSVLPQMYSTKIHLCYRQFRNNTVKPFDLTKLRGYFEQPILLCLEEEKDFSHGGTINKGVKRSRSCRGRQGIVTSHSGLRISGPRPMTVKHMGSNTFFSQPLKVEEKIELLSQDSGIRGCWFRCTILQKTQKQVKVRYDDLLDDYDASKLEEWVPSFRLAAPDKLGMRSSSRPMIRPCRSDIDMDDSHDIGAPVDAWWNDGWWEGVVTDTKYCGDHNTLQVYFPGENLLSTFQRSNLRSSRDWIRNQWVDVKSEPDIVSLVSGAVGLIQNTV; translated from the exons ATGTCTGAAGAATTTCATGGATTCCTGGAATGGAATGAACACTTTGTTTCACAGGAAAAGGGTAATAGAGTGGTTCATTATTACTTGAAGGATTTAAATGGTGATTCTATTCTTGCTGTTGTGGGCACTGAAAGAAGTGTCAGGCATATGATTTATGTTGTTTCAGAGGAGTTTCTACAAGCTTATGGATCTGAAACTTCTATTACTCCTTGCTTTAAATGGAGATCTAAACGTGAGGTTGTAGATTGGCTTACCTCATTGCTTTCCAAGCAGCTTCTTCCACATAATTTTTCTG AATTACGAAAAGGCGATTCAATGCAAGGCCCAATGAACGGACTCATTTCTCCAAGGACCCATCTAAGATATCCCATG AGCCGATTCTCAAGGAAGCTGAAAGGCCATAATTCGGATATCGTGTGGTCAGGTGATGCTTGGACCTGTGCTAAACAGCTCACACATTACCCATCATTTTGCAGGAATAAAATTACAATAGCT atttattcttttgttctcgTCATGGCTAAAGAGGAAAAACCATACCTTGCATACTTGGAAGATATGTATGAAGATAGGAAGGGACTAAAAAAGGTCAAAGTGCGGTGGTTTCATGACAATCAGGAGATTGAGGGTTCACGGGCCCAACCAAATCCACACCCAAGAGAAGTTTATATCACACCTTATGTTCAGGTCATCAGTGCAGAATGTGTTGATGGTCCTGCCACAGTTTTAACTCCTGAGCACCATGAGAAATGTTTGAGTGTTCTTCCTCAAATGTATTCAACCAAAATCCACCTATGTTACAGACAGTTCAGAAACAATACAGTTAAACCCTTTGACCTGACTAAATTGCGAGGCTACTTTGAACAACCAATCCTTTTGTGTTTGGAAGAAGAGAAAGATTTTAGCCATGGAGGCACCATAAATAAAGGAGTTAAGAGGTCCAGAAGTTGCAGAGGGCGTCAGGGAATTGTGACAAGTCATTCTGGTCTAAGGATCTCTGGACCAAGGCCTATGACTGTCAAGCACATGGGATCCAACAcctttttttcgcagcctcttaagGTTGAGGAGAAGATTGAGCTATTGTCTCAAGATAGTGGCATCCGAGGATGCTGGTTCAGATGTACAATTTTGCAGAAAACACAAAAACAAGTTAAGGTTCGGTATGATGATTTGTTAGATGATTATGATGCCAGTAAGCTTGAG GAGTGGGTCCCATCTTTCAGATTAGCAGCCCCAGATAAACTAGGTATGAGGAGTTCAAGCCGTCCAATGATTCGGCCATGCCGTTCTGACATAGATATGGATGACAGTCATGACATTGGAGCTCCAGTGGATGCATGGTGGAATGATGGCTGGTGGGAAGGAGTAGTGACTGATACCAAGTACTGTGGGGATCACAATACCCTGCAAGTTTACTTTCCAG GTGAGAATCTGCTATCGACTTTCCAAAGAAGTAATCTGAGGAGTTCTAGGGATTGGATAAGGAATCAGTGGGTTGATGTTAAGTCAGAGCCCGATATAGTTTCTCTTGTATCTGGAGCTGTAGGTTTAATTCAGAACACGGTATAG